The bacterium genome includes a region encoding these proteins:
- the tssH gene encoding type VI secretion system ATPase TssH: MLNTNMKSMIGKLNRTCRNALDSATSLCLSHTHYQVDIEHFLIKLLEVPNTDFQKILRHFEINEGRVVSDLTLALELFKRGNDRTPALSLRLFHMIQYAWLVASVDFQAPVVRSGHILLALLSDDEMARILILSSDALRKISVETLSQHLRDITSGSSEDKDAGVMAEAAAMQGTGHTPAVGTRALDQYTINLTDRARKGEIDPVLGRDTEIRQMIDILIRRRQNNPILTGEAGVGKTAVVEGFALKIVQGDVPPPLRNVEIRTLDLGLLQAGAGIKGEFENRLKSVITEVKASPTPIILFIDEAHTLIGAGGAAGSGDAANLLKPALARGELRTIAATTWSEYKKYFEKDAALARRFQVIKVEEPDEEKAVVMMRAISPFLEKHHQVMITDAALIDAVRLSHRYLTARQLPDKAVSVLDTACARVAIGLTTSPPAVEEVTRRIGEIEREMKILEKESLMGGDHAERMQTLSAEKEAAQGRLEELTARWQGEMEIAQKIIGLRREIHEAFAKDPADGTLAGKREALKGLEADLARVQGSAPLVQVVVDSNIISEVISGWTGIPTGRMLTDEITTVLRMGELLGERVIGQDHALSAIAQRIQTAHAGIEDPSKPTGVFLFVGPSGVGKTETALAISDLLYGGEENVITINMSEYQEAHTVSGLKGSPPGYVGYGEGGVLTEAVRKRPYSVVLLDEVEKAHSDVIELFYQVFDKGTLEDGEGRRIDFKNTLIILTSNLGTDTIMKLCADEETMPTPEKLAEVLRPELVKHFKPAFIGRLIVVPYFPITDENMKRIVKLKLDRIARRMWENRNVSFKYDDGLIEAIAGRCKEVESGARNVDHILSNTLLPEMSRELLGRMATGERIEEVRVSLQGDGFGFEII; this comes from the coding sequence ATGCTAAATACGAATATGAAATCCATGATCGGGAAATTGAATAGAACCTGCCGCAACGCGCTTGATTCAGCGACTAGTCTTTGCCTGTCTCATACCCATTATCAGGTGGATATCGAACATTTCCTCATCAAGCTGCTTGAGGTCCCCAATACGGACTTTCAGAAGATTCTCAGGCACTTCGAGATTAACGAAGGCCGTGTCGTATCGGACCTTACCCTCGCTCTGGAGTTATTCAAGCGGGGGAACGACAGAACTCCCGCTCTGTCGCTACGTCTGTTCCACATGATTCAGTATGCGTGGCTGGTCGCTTCCGTCGATTTCCAGGCACCTGTCGTCCGATCGGGGCATATCCTGCTCGCTCTCCTATCCGATGATGAGATGGCACGTATCCTGATTCTGAGCTCCGATGCCTTGAGGAAGATCTCGGTGGAGACGCTGAGCCAGCACCTTCGGGATATAACTTCCGGGTCAAGCGAAGACAAGGATGCCGGAGTAATGGCTGAGGCGGCAGCCATGCAGGGAACAGGACATACCCCCGCAGTGGGGACCAGGGCCCTTGACCAGTACACCATCAACCTGACTGACAGGGCGCGCAAGGGTGAGATCGACCCGGTTCTTGGCCGTGATACGGAGATCAGGCAGATGATCGATATTCTGATCCGACGGCGTCAGAATAATCCCATACTCACAGGTGAAGCGGGCGTGGGCAAGACTGCTGTGGTCGAGGGATTTGCCTTAAAGATTGTCCAGGGAGATGTGCCTCCGCCGCTTCGGAATGTGGAAATCCGCACCCTTGACCTTGGGCTGCTCCAGGCGGGTGCCGGGATCAAGGGAGAGTTCGAAAACCGGCTCAAGTCGGTCATCACCGAGGTGAAGGCATCGCCCACTCCCATTATCCTGTTCATCGACGAGGCCCACACCCTTATCGGTGCAGGCGGGGCCGCAGGCTCCGGCGATGCTGCCAATCTGCTCAAGCCTGCCCTGGCCCGTGGAGAGCTGCGCACCATTGCCGCCACCACCTGGTCGGAATATAAAAAATACTTTGAAAAGGATGCCGCTCTGGCCAGAAGGTTCCAGGTCATCAAGGTTGAGGAGCCGGATGAGGAAAAAGCCGTGGTCATGATGCGGGCCATTTCCCCCTTTCTTGAAAAGCATCATCAGGTCATGATAACCGATGCGGCCCTGATCGATGCGGTCCGCCTGTCCCACCGCTACCTGACCGCCCGGCAACTGCCGGATAAGGCCGTGAGCGTGCTGGATACCGCCTGTGCACGGGTGGCCATTGGTCTGACCACCAGCCCTCCGGCGGTCGAAGAGGTTACCCGAAGAATCGGCGAGATCGAGCGGGAGATGAAAATCCTGGAGAAGGAATCCCTGATGGGGGGCGATCATGCCGAGCGTATGCAGACCCTGTCCGCAGAAAAGGAAGCGGCGCAGGGGAGGCTTGAGGAGCTTACGGCCAGGTGGCAGGGAGAGATGGAGATCGCTCAAAAAATCATCGGGCTTCGCCGGGAGATTCATGAGGCTTTTGCCAAGGACCCCGCTGACGGCACTTTGGCTGGAAAACGCGAGGCATTGAAGGGGCTTGAGGCGGACCTTGCCAGGGTGCAGGGCAGCGCCCCCCTGGTCCAGGTTGTGGTTGACTCCAATATCATCTCCGAGGTAATTTCGGGCTGGACCGGTATCCCCACAGGGCGGATGCTGACCGATGAGATCACCACGGTGCTCAGGATGGGAGAATTGCTCGGTGAGCGGGTCATCGGCCAGGACCACGCCCTGTCAGCCATTGCTCAGAGAATCCAGACTGCCCATGCAGGTATCGAAGATCCGTCGAAACCGACCGGCGTCTTTCTCTTTGTCGGACCGAGCGGCGTGGGAAAGACCGAGACCGCCCTGGCGATTTCGGATCTCCTGTATGGCGGTGAGGAAAATGTAATCACCATCAATATGTCGGAATACCAGGAGGCGCATACGGTTTCAGGGCTGAAAGGCTCGCCTCCGGGCTATGTCGGCTACGGCGAAGGTGGAGTTTTGACCGAGGCGGTGCGAAAGCGGCCCTACAGTGTAGTGCTTCTCGATGAGGTGGAAAAGGCCCACTCCGATGTGATCGAGCTTTTTTACCAGGTCTTTGACAAGGGCACCTTAGAGGATGGCGAGGGCCGGCGGATCGATTTCAAGAATACTCTGATTATCCTGACTTCCAACCTGGGAACGGATACGATCATGAAGCTGTGCGCCGATGAAGAAACCATGCCCACGCCGGAGAAACTGGCCGAGGTGCTCAGGCCCGAACTGGTCAAGCACTTCAAGCCTGCCTTTATAGGCCGCCTGATCGTGGTCCCCTATTTTCCGATCACGGACGAGAACATGAAGCGTATCGTGAAGCTGAAGCTTGACAGGATCGCCCGGAGAATGTGGGAAAACCGGAACGTCTCGTTCAAGTATGACGACGGCTTGATCGAGGCCATTGCCGGAAGATGCAAAGAGGTAGAGAGCGGGGCACGGAATGTGGACCATATCCTGAGCAACACCCTGCTGCCTGAAATGTCCAGGGAATTGCTGGGCCGGATGGCCACGGGTGAGCGGATAGAGGAGGTGAGGGTAAGCTTGCAGGGGGATGGGTTTGGATTTGAGATAATTTAA
- the tssI gene encoding type VI secretion system tip protein TssI/VgrG has translation MPYTQDDRLIAIDTPLGKDVLLLSGFRGAEGLSCLFGFELDLLSENHKITFEDIIGKPATISIALADGDKRYFHGLIARFSQGRGGGEAGGGDPRFSHYRATLVPWLWLLTMTADSRIFQKLSVPDIVEKIFQEKGFSDFTMKLHGSFAPREYCVQYRETDFNFVSRLLEEEGIYYYFEHENGKHTLIMADAPQEHKPCPKQKTARYQLSAGGLLEEDVITALERVQEIRPGKYSLNAYNFEIPNTGLEVNVPGMYKLGPGEREIYDYPGSYAKKTEGDRIAKIRMEEEEAKITTLRGSSTCRAFSSGYRFGLSHFYRDDLNNKDYVLTSLDHEASQGLEREAELLYRNNFTAIPFDVPYRPPLSTPKPVVRGSQTAIVVGPGGEEIYTDQYGRVKVQFHWDREGKKDEKSSCWIRVSQLWAGAGWGAMYIPRIGHEVIVDFLEGDPDQPIITGRVYHGINMPPYALPAEKTKSTIKSDSSLGGGGSNELRFEDKKGEEEIFIHAEKDENIVVKNDQTIVVGNDRAESIGRDRSLEVGRDKSEKVGRNKTIQVIAEHTEQIGAGMNIMVGSNLTESVAVNYAETVGAAMELTVGGALAITVGAAMSETVGGAKVESIGAAKSENVGGVSSLNVGNNLTESVGKDRVIQIGKDLKENIGGQHNESVTKEYILQAKKIQLVASDEITIKTGKAEIILKKSGDITVKGKKINIKGSGDVIIKGSKIKEN, from the coding sequence ATGCCATACACACAAGATGACAGACTGATAGCCATCGATACCCCTCTGGGGAAGGATGTGCTGTTGCTTTCGGGGTTTCGTGGGGCAGAAGGGCTCTCCTGCCTGTTCGGGTTTGAGCTGGACCTGCTCTCGGAGAACCATAAGATAACATTTGAGGATATCATCGGCAAACCCGCGACCATATCCATTGCCCTGGCAGACGGGGACAAGCGCTATTTTCATGGCCTTATAGCGCGTTTTTCCCAAGGGCGGGGCGGAGGTGAAGCCGGAGGAGGAGACCCCCGCTTTTCCCATTACCGGGCCACGCTGGTTCCCTGGTTATGGCTGCTTACCATGACCGCAGATTCCCGGATATTTCAGAAGCTCTCCGTGCCGGACATTGTGGAGAAGATCTTTCAGGAAAAAGGCTTTTCCGACTTCACCATGAAGCTCCACGGCAGTTTTGCGCCGAGGGAATATTGTGTCCAGTACCGGGAGACGGACTTCAACTTCGTATCACGCCTCCTTGAAGAAGAAGGCATCTATTACTACTTCGAGCACGAGAATGGAAAGCATACCCTGATTATGGCCGATGCCCCCCAGGAGCATAAGCCCTGCCCGAAGCAGAAAACCGCCCGTTATCAACTGAGCGCCGGCGGCCTGCTGGAGGAGGATGTCATCACCGCTCTGGAGAGGGTTCAGGAGATCAGGCCCGGTAAGTATTCGCTGAATGCCTACAATTTCGAGATCCCCAATACCGGCCTGGAGGTGAATGTCCCCGGCATGTACAAGCTGGGACCCGGAGAGCGGGAAATCTACGACTATCCCGGATCCTATGCCAAAAAAACAGAAGGTGACCGGATAGCCAAGATCCGCATGGAGGAAGAGGAGGCAAAGATCACCACCCTGCGCGGGTCGAGCACATGCCGGGCCTTCAGCAGCGGATACCGATTCGGGCTCTCTCACTTTTACCGGGATGACCTGAACAATAAAGATTATGTCCTCACCTCGCTGGATCACGAGGCAAGCCAGGGGTTGGAACGGGAAGCAGAGCTTCTCTATCGCAATAACTTTACCGCTATTCCCTTCGATGTGCCCTACCGCCCGCCTCTTTCCACCCCAAAGCCGGTGGTTCGGGGCAGCCAGACCGCAATCGTGGTGGGCCCTGGCGGCGAGGAGATCTATACCGACCAGTATGGCCGGGTCAAGGTCCAGTTTCACTGGGACAGGGAAGGAAAGAAGGATGAAAAAAGCTCCTGCTGGATCCGGGTCAGTCAGCTCTGGGCAGGTGCGGGATGGGGAGCCATGTATATCCCCCGGATTGGGCATGAGGTCATCGTCGATTTCCTTGAAGGCGACCCTGATCAGCCCATAATCACCGGTCGAGTGTACCACGGCATCAATATGCCGCCCTATGCGCTCCCGGCTGAAAAAACCAAAAGCACAATCAAGTCGGATTCGTCCCTCGGCGGGGGAGGTTCCAACGAGCTTCGCTTCGAGGACAAGAAGGGGGAAGAGGAAATCTTCATCCACGCTGAGAAGGATGAGAACATTGTCGTTAAAAATGATCAGACCATTGTCGTTGGCAATGACAGGGCCGAGTCCATCGGGCGAGACCGAAGTCTTGAGGTAGGGCGCGACAAGTCGGAAAAAGTGGGGCGAAATAAGACGATTCAGGTGATCGCTGAGCATACCGAACAGATTGGCGCCGGGATGAATATTATGGTAGGCTCGAATCTCACCGAGTCCGTGGCTGTCAACTATGCCGAGACAGTGGGTGCGGCTATGGAGCTTACTGTGGGAGGAGCACTGGCTATCACGGTCGGCGCGGCCATGTCTGAAACGGTCGGCGGTGCCAAAGTCGAGTCAATCGGGGCGGCCAAATCGGAAAACGTTGGGGGAGTGAGCTCATTAAATGTTGGAAATAACCTCACTGAGTCAGTAGGGAAAGATAGAGTCATCCAAATTGGCAAAGATTTAAAGGAGAATATTGGCGGCCAGCATAATGAATCGGTTACCAAGGAGTATATCCTCCAGGCAAAGAAAATACAGCTTGTAGCCAGTGACGAGATTACTATCAAGACAGGAAAAGCGGAAATAATCCTGAAAAAGAGTGGCGATATCACGGTTAAAGGTAAGAAAATCAATATCAAGGGAAGTGGGGATGTAATTATCAAGGGCAGTAAAATTAAGGAGAATTAA
- a CDS encoding type II toxin-antitoxin system RelE/ParE family toxin: MIKTFADKETQQLFTTGKSKRLPPSLIRRAIRRLEYIDLAATLNDLRVPPSNRLHALTGDREGQFSLSVNEQWRICFRFLNGDAYDVEITDYHEGTNFHYGA; the protein is encoded by the coding sequence ATGATAAAAACATTCGCCGATAAAGAAACACAACAGCTCTTTACAACGGGTAAATCAAAACGACTGCCACCGAGCTTGATCAGAAGGGCTATAAGGCGTCTGGAGTATATCGATTTGGCAGCAACTTTGAATGATCTCAGAGTACCCCCAAGCAATCGCTTACATGCCCTTACAGGAGATAGAGAGGGACAATTTTCATTATCCGTCAACGAGCAATGGCGTATTTGTTTCCGTTTCCTTAACGGTGATGCATATGATGTTGAAATAACCGATTACCATGAGGGAACAAATTTCCATTACGGAGCATAA
- a CDS encoding putative adhesin, with amino-acid sequence MRARFHESIPNTLQEVDSMKWTDSTNTVTLYTGDTGFEAGTKTLIISTHGGLSGSFTKPYPCVIKFATPKGSALCASLLDAINGNVTESEIAIGGKIKSDDYDLAYFEHDPSSRRIESALAGNTDYDVLTLMPNKSSKLSTILTWLNSWKLKYVGILCLFCRVTGNDDDYTFIGRRVKHVLQPNRMQVLSTAIALELKAKGLVH; translated from the coding sequence GTGAGAGCCCGCTTTCACGAGTCGATTCCCAATACCCTGCAGGAGGTTGATAGTATGAAATGGACGGACAGTACCAATACCGTAACTCTCTACACCGGCGATACCGGCTTTGAAGCCGGAACCAAGACGCTGATAATTTCAACTCACGGTGGATTGAGTGGTAGCTTTACAAAGCCTTACCCTTGCGTTATCAAGTTTGCGACCCCCAAAGGAAGCGCGCTCTGTGCCAGCCTCCTCGATGCTATTAATGGGAATGTCACCGAGTCGGAAATTGCAATTGGAGGGAAAATAAAGAGTGACGACTATGATCTCGCCTATTTCGAACATGACCCGTCCAGCAGGAGAATCGAAAGTGCCCTGGCCGGGAATACCGACTACGACGTTCTCACGCTGATGCCAAATAAGAGCTCAAAACTGTCAACAATTTTAACCTGGCTCAATAGCTGGAAGTTAAAGTACGTTGGCATCCTGTGCCTCTTTTGCCGGGTTACCGGAAACGACGATGATTATACTTTTATCGGAAGGAGGGTTAAGCATGTTTTGCAGCCCAATCGGATGCAAGTCTTGTCCACGGCGATTGCGCTCGAGCTCAAAGCTAAAGGACTGGTCCACTAG
- a CDS encoding HigA family addiction module antitoxin encodes MAIPNTTKREIPPTHPGEMLREDFMPDYRLTVSSLAAALGVSRQTINELLRERRAVTPIMALRLSRLFGNSPEFWLDAQRARDLWQSEQRYHKELSQIHPLDAA; translated from the coding sequence ATGGCTATACCAAACACAACCAAACGAGAAATTCCGCCAACACACCCTGGAGAGATGCTCAGGGAAGATTTCATGCCTGACTATAGGCTGACTGTTTCATCCCTGGCTGCTGCCTTGGGTGTATCACGCCAGACCATTAATGAGCTGTTAAGAGAGCGGCGTGCCGTTACTCCCATCATGGCCTTAAGATTATCCCGTCTCTTTGGAAATTCGCCTGAATTCTGGCTCGATGCACAACGCGCACGGGACCTCTGGCAGTCTGAACAGCGCTATCATAAAGAGCTATCTCAGATTCATCCACTGGATGCAGCTTAA